The DNA sequence CCTCACGGGCGCTGTGCCCGCGCCTCGCGGTCACGCCGCTCGGCTTGTTCGCGCACCTCGCGCAACATCGCCTGCTGCTGGCGGATGCGGGGATCGACGTCGCGCAGCGAGCGGACCGTCACCGGAAGCGGGATGGTGAAGTGGCCGAGGTGGAGTCGCCCCGGCGTAAGGCCGAAGCGGGCGTCGCCGCTTCCGATGGTCCAATCACTCGCGGCATTCGCAGCGCGCTCCCGCGCGAGGGCCTTGATGAACGCGCGGTCGAGGTGATCACGCAGGGGCTGTAGCGAGTCCGATTCGCTGAGCGGCGGCACCGCGAGCCGGGCATCGCGCGACGGCATGAACGGGTTGTCGAACAGGCCGTAGGGCCGCTCGGCTGCGGGCGACGGCGCTGCAGTCGCGGCTCCGGAGGACGCGGCATCGGCGTCGAGTACGCCCGTCGTGCTCGAATCAACCGTGGATGCACCAACGGTCCCGCCTCGCGCGCCGCCAGGAGTCGTTGGGTCGCCAGGTCCTGAGTCGCGAGGGCGCACGGTGGGGATGTAGATGAGTCGTGGAGTGGGCTCCGCCGCGCGAGGGCTGCGTGCGGGCTCGACTGGCGCAGGTGCCGGTTGCCAGAGGACGAGGACAGCCAACGTCGCCTGCACGAGGAGCGCGACGGCTCCGGCGACAAGCGAGGGCAGGCGGGGGCGCCGGTGGGGACGGAGCGCGCGGAACCTCATCCCCTGTTCGTACCACGGCGCCTGTCAGACGGTTGCCTGCAATACGCGGATGCCCGTCGAATCGGCATAACGTGTGCTTCTGCTGCGAGGGCTCCAATAGTTGGTATGAAGCGGCGGCTGGACCTCCGCCCATCGCGGGGTGCAAGGTTCTGCCCCATACCATCTACCGTGCTCACCGTCTCGCGACGGGGCACACTGCGGAGGCCAGCCGCCATGGATATGATAGGGATTGATCTCCACAAGCGCGAGAGCCAACTCTGCATCCTCGACGCGGAGGGGCACGCGACGGAGCGGCGCATCGTCACGAGCCGTGACCGCTTCACGGCGGTGCTGGGGTCGCGTCCGCCCGCGCGGATCCTCGTCGAGGCGTCGACCGAGAGCGAATGGGTCGCGTGTCACCTGGAGGCGCTCGGCCACGCGGTGATTGTCGCCGACCCGAACTTCGCGCCGATGTACGCCACGCGGAGTCGGCGCGTGAAGACGGACAGGCGCGATGCGCGCACCCTCGCCGACGCGCTCCGGCTCGGCGCCTATCGGCCAGCGCACCGCGTGTCGGCCGCGCGCCGCCACGTGCGCGCCGAGCTGGCGGTGCGCGAGGCGCTGGTCCGCACGCGCACGCGGTGCATCGCGCTCGCCAAGGCGCTCGTGCGCCGCGACGGCCTGCGCGTGCCGAGCAGCACGGCCGCGAACTTCGTCGAGCGACTCACGGCGCTCCCCCTCGGGTCGACGCTGGCGGCCGAGCTCGCGCCGTTGATCGCGGTCCTCGGCCCGCTGAACGTCCAGATCGAGGCCGCGGACGCGCGCATCGCGGCACTGGGGCGCACGGACCCGATCGTGGCGCTGCTGCAGACGGCCCCCTCCATCGGGCCGGTGACCTCGAGCGGCCTCGTCGCGATTGCGGATGACGTCGGCCGGTTCCCGTCGGCGCACCAGTTCGAGGCCTTCCTCGGGCTGGTGCCCGGGGAGCGGAGCTCAGGCGAGAAGCGCCGGGTCGGGCACATCACGAAGGCGGGCAACCGCCGCGCGCGCTATCTCCTGGTCGAGGCGGCGTGGCGCATCCTCCGCTCGAAGGCGGCCGACACCGCGGTGCTGCGCGCGTGGGCGCAGCGCATCCTGCATCGGCGGGGCAAGAAGATCGCGGCGGTCGCGCTGGCGCGGCGGCTCGCGGGCATCCTGTATGCGATGTGGCGGGATCAGCGGGCGTATGACGCGGGCCAGCTGCGGATGCCGCCGAGCGAGCCGGTGCACGCCGCGTAAGCACCGCGGGCATGCAGGACCTGCGTAGGATCGAGATGACTGAATCGGGCGTGGTGAGCGCGACGCATTTTATGGCCGCTGGTGAGAGCCGACCCATAGTTGGCGCCACCACTCCTTCGCAGACCCCAATGCGCCGAGGCCGCGGGCCTCACGAGTGAGCGCGAACAGAAGGATGAGCAGCACCTCGAGCCGCGCGGGCACAATCGAGAGTTGCAACAGCGTCAGCACATCTGGGGCTTGACGCGGGCCGCCGCTTCACAGAAAAATGCGGTTGTGGGGCCTCGCAGAACCGTGCAAAAGATGAAGGCGAGGCCCCACAACCGCCACACTAGCTGCCCTCGTCGGCAGCAAGCGTCGTTAGCGTGCGCGCACCAGTGTTAGCGCCTGTCTGCGCGGAGTCGCCCAACGAAAGCGGCGCCATTCTCGCGCTGATCAGTCCAATCTGCCGTCAACAGCCCGTCACGCACGGAGCCAGTGAGCCTGCTGCCACTGCTGTCTGAAAGGTCAAAGCGCTCGCCCGCTATGAGCCGACCGGTTGCAAAGAATGCGGTACTCCCACCTGAGGCGTTGTATAGCGCAAGGTCAACGTAAATGCTGTCGTTGGCGAACGCGACTGCGAGATCTCCCGTCCATTCCAGGTAGTCTGAGCCTTCGCGGCCGCGCGCACGATACCTAGTGCGAACTGTGGCGCGATAGAGACCATCCTCGCTCGAAAGCGGAAGGCGGTAAGGCTCTGCACTGATGACGGAAACGAACTCGCGCTTCTCAAATGTGAATCGACCTTCCGCAAAGAAGCCGCCGCCCTCAGCCTGGAATCCATCCCAAGTGATGCCGCCTGCGGCAAGGAGTAGATCACCAGCAGAGTTCGACGACCATCGCGTCACGCCAGAAACAAATGTCTCACCGACAACCTTGTCCCAGGTTCCTTCTGCCATCGAGAGCAGCCCCACTTCCCTGTTAGCCACAAGGAAGCCAACGCGGTTCATGCGTACCGCACCATCCGAATCACGGATCTGTTCTGTGAGTGAGTAGGTACCGCCAAACTCGGTTCGCGGCTGCGACGCGCGACGCATAGTCGTCGCGGCACGTGACTGTGTACTCTGCGTCGCTGGCGAGCCCGCGAAAACCTCGGCGACGGAGCGCTCGGTTGGACCGTCCTCCAGTAAGCCAACTGCGTAGCGAACGGGCACCGCGAAGTTGAGCTGCTGGCCTTCGGCCAGATACGCTGTCGCTACCGCGAACACACGACCAGTCCCATCCAGTACCGGACCTCCGCTTGATCCGGGAGAAATCGGTGCCGTAATCTGAATTAGCTCCCGGCCTTCAACGACACGTGCTGCGCTTACAATGCCTTCGGACACGGTATTGGCGAGTCCGAGAGGACTACCAAGAACAACCGCCCTCTCACCTGCACGAGGCGTTGTGGTGCGTGGAGGAAGGAAGGGGAGGCCTGCCCCAGGGATCTTGAGCAGTGCGAGATCAAGACTGCTGTCTGCGTCCAGTACGCGCACCCGGGTGTAGGTCTCGCCGTTCGGCAGAATGACTGCTGCACGCGAAGAGCCAGCTAGCACGTGATGGTTCGTCACGATGACGCCGTCGGCACGCAAGATGAAGCCAGAGCCTTGGCCGAGGGTGTCGCCGTTCGCGCTAAGTGCGAGAACCACGACAGAAGCAGGAGAGGCACGGCGCGCCACCTCGGCTGTCGAGAGCGTCTGCGGAGTGCTGGGTGCGCTTTGGGCTTCGGACAGGAGGGGAGTCGCGAGCGCGAAGAGACACAGTGCGCTTCGAAAAGATGTCATTGCTAGCTACCCTCCGTCATTTGTCTAGGTCACGCTAACGTTTGCTTCTGCTGCAAGCGCTTTCCATAGAATGCGGTTGTGGGGCCTCGCCAAACCATACAGAAGATGAAGGCGAGGCCCCACAACCGCTACCACATCCGCGCTTGTCGGCAGCAAGCTTCGTTATGTGGCAGCGCGCAGGTCACCTGCTCAACTGGTTCTCGATGAACTCCATCACCTCGAGCGCCTTATCGAGATACGTCCGAACCCGGGCCATCGTAATGCCAGAATCGCTACCGTGAGCGATCAAATGCCGGTTGGCCATAATTGAGTCAATCGCGTCCTTGCGCCCATCCTGGTCGACAAATGCCTCAAGTTCTGACCGCCAGCTCGGCTTAAAGCGTTCGGACGTCTCGAGGAAGCGCTTAGTCTTTGGGTTCTGAACAGAGCTAAGCATGTGAGTTGCATAGGATGCTACCGGAGCCTGAGCATTGCCCTTCACGAACGCGGAATAAACCTCCGCATAGGCGTTCTCGATAAGGCCAGCCATCAGAACGCAGGCGTAGCGAGCCCAGTGAGACTGAAGCTCAACGTTCCCCGCACTCGCCTCGTCTACTTTCTTGAGGAGAGCCTTGATTCGCTGGACCTGACGGGTAATCTCCCGGTTCTTCATCAGGTGGCCGCGAAGGCCTTCCGGGCTAGTTCCAGCCTCGTGGAGACGCTTTGCTCGTCAGATGTGGCGCGAGTGACAGCCTGCATAAACGCGTCACTGGCCATCAGTTCCTGATAGGCCTTGCGGAGTGCGTCTTCCCGCGGGGCGGGCGAGTGTTGCAGCCTAGCGGCTACTCCGACCATGATGGCATCGCAAAGTGCGGCGTTGAGCGGTTTGCCGATACGGAAGGCGGTCAAGCCCAAGGACTTCTCAATGAGATCCAGAGTGTCCACCACCAACTGCCGCCATGCATCCAGCGTCTCGGGGGATGGATTGCGGTTCTTCGCCGCAAACTGATTCAGGAACTCGGTCATTGGCTTCTCGTATGCACTGCTAGCAAAGTGCAAAGCAAAGAAGCGAAGCAAGAGCTCCTCATCCTTCTCTCGCTTGCTTCGGGCTCCAAAAAGGCGGCGCCACGATGGGAGCTCTGCAAGCGAGTCCAGAAGTTCGATCAATGCGCCGTGATATAGAGCCGAGCGAATCTCCTGGCCAGCGAGACGCCTGCCGCCGTTGTTGAGGCGCTCGAAGATGTGGTAGATGCTTGTATCGCCATCTTTGGGTGCTTCCTGCTTGATGACGGTCGCGTGGATAATGGCGTTGTCCAACTTCATCCGATCTCGCTGATCAAGCTCCTTGTACGATAGTCCGTCGAAGGGCTTCTGAACCTTCACCAGCTTGAAGAGCCGATGCGTCTTTGCGTCGGGCTTCGGATTGAATGAGCCCTCGTAAAAGAACTGAAGCGTCTTCAGACGTTGCTGGCCATCAATGACTAGCATCTTCCCGGTCGACGGCTCCGTTGCCAAAAAAATGCCTGGCACAGGCAGTCCGAGGAGAAGACTCTCAACAAAGCGAGAGGCTTCCTGCTGGTTCCACATGTACTGTCTTTGAAAGCTCGGAACGAAGATGTCGCCGCGCTGAATGCGGCGTACCAGTCCCTCAACGTCGTAGTCGGCACCGTAGCTAGCGATCTGGTAGTCGTCAGGAACGACCGTATCGTCAGTTAGAGCTTCGTCGACATACAGAGACTTTTCGTCGTCTTCGCTATACTCCGCGTCTGCTGGCTCGCTCATCAAGGGTTCCGGACGGGAAGGTGAATCGGGCGCAAAGGATGCGTATCACCCAAGGTAGCCTGTGTCCACATAACGTGGATTATGTGCGAAAACCGCCCAGCCCTCGCGTATATCCGCAGGGATACTCAGGCCTTCTTCGCAGCAATAAAACAGTATCCCGCAGCGCTAACCCCTTCGCAAGCACCGCCCTAGCTGTCGGTTCTAAGGAGGTTGTTCACTGAGGCATAACTGAGGAAGCTGGAGGTGCGAGCCACCCAACCTTCAGCCAGAGGCCTCAGTGAACATCCACAACAATGCGCGATTGACCGCCTGGGGGCGAGCCGAGCTCGTTCGCCGGGTGGTCCTCGACGGCGAACCGGTGCGCGCCGTCGCCGCCGCCCTCCACATCAGCACGAGCACGGCGTACAAGTGGCTGCGGCGCTTCGCGGCCGGCGGCTGGGCTGCGCTGGCCGATCGCTCGTCGCGGCCGCGGCGCTCGCCGCGCGCGACGCAGCCCGCGCAGATCGAGCGAATCCTCCGGCTCCGGGCGAAGCGCCTGACGGGTCCCGAGATCGCGGAGCGACTCGGGCTCGCGGTCTCGACGGTCGGCCGGATCCTGACGCGCGCGGGCCAAGGCCGGCTGAAGGGGCCCGGCGCAACCGGCGGGCCGCGCTACGAGCGCGAGACGCCGGGCGAGCTCCTGCACGTCGACACGAAGGCGCTCGACCGCTTCGTCGCGGCGGGCCACCGCGCGCACGGCAACCGCTCGAAGGTCGGCCGCCGTCGGGGGCTCGGCCAGGACCACCTGCACGTCGCGGTCGACGACGCGACGCGCCTCGCGTACGCGGCGCTGCTGCCGACGCAGGACGCGGCGGCGTGCGCGCGCTTCCTCGACGCGGCGCACCGCTGGTTTGCACAGTTGGGCATACCGGTCCACGGCGTGATGACCGACAACGCGAAGGCCTACACCAGCCACGCTGTGCAGGCGATGCTCGCCGCGCACGGGATCCGGCACCTGCGCACCAAGCCCTACCGCCCGCAGACGAACGGCAAGGCGGAGCGCTTCATCCAGACCGCGCTCCGCCGCTGGGCCTACAAGAAGCCCTACCGCAGCTCCCGCCACCGCAACGCGGCGCTACCCGACTTCCTAGATTGCTACAACGTCGAACGGCCGCACCGGTCGCTCGGCCGCGTCCCCCCGCTGCTCCACTTCCTCATGCAGCGTGAACAACGTCCTTAGAACCGACACCTAGCACGCACCGCCTGGATATTCCACAGGATTATGCGACCGCATATCCTTGCGAACCCGCAGCAGTATCCGGCGCCCCAGTCCTTACCCCTGCCGCACCCCGCGCACGAGACCCGCCGCAGCCCCGGCCAGCAGGGCAGGGAACGCGATCGTCAGCCCCAGCAGTGGCCCGCCGCCAACCTGCATTGCTTCGCCCACGACGCGCGCGACTTCCGTCACCGACCCGGTCATCGACTGCCAAACCAGCAACGCCATCCACGACGCCGCACCGGCCACCGACGCCAACAACGGCA is a window from the Pseudogemmatithrix spongiicola genome containing:
- a CDS encoding IS110 family transposase codes for the protein MIGIDLHKRESQLCILDAEGHATERRIVTSRDRFTAVLGSRPPARILVEASTESEWVACHLEALGHAVIVADPNFAPMYATRSRRVKTDRRDARTLADALRLGAYRPAHRVSAARRHVRAELAVREALVRTRTRCIALAKALVRRDGLRVPSSTAANFVERLTALPLGSTLAAELAPLIAVLGPLNVQIEAADARIAALGRTDPIVALLQTAPSIGPVTSSGLVAIADDVGRFPSAHQFEAFLGLVPGERSSGEKRRVGHITKAGNRRARYLLVEAAWRILRSKAADTAVLRAWAQRILHRRGKKIAAVALARRLAGILYAMWRDQRAYDAGQLRMPPSEPVHAA
- a CDS encoding S1C family serine protease; translated protein: MVLALSANGDTLGQGSGFILRADGVIVTNHHVLAGSSRAAVILPNGETYTRVRVLDADSSLDLALLKIPGAGLPFLPPRTTTPRAGERAVVLGSPLGLANTVSEGIVSAARVVEGRELIQITAPISPGSSGGPVLDGTGRVFAVATAYLAEGQQLNFAVPVRYAVGLLEDGPTERSVAEVFAGSPATQSTQSRAATTMRRASQPRTEFGGTYSLTEQIRDSDGAVRMNRVGFLVANREVGLLSMAEGTWDKVVGETFVSGVTRWSSNSAGDLLLAAGGITWDGFQAEGGGFFAEGRFTFEKREFVSVISAEPYRLPLSSEDGLYRATVRTRYRARGREGSDYLEWTGDLAVAFANDSIYVDLALYNASGGSTAFFATGRLIAGERFDLSDSSGSRLTGSVRDGLLTADWTDQRENGAAFVGRLRADRR
- a CDS encoding HEPN domain-containing protein — encoded protein: MKNREITRQVQRIKALLKKVDEASAGNVELQSHWARYACVLMAGLIENAYAEVYSAFVKGNAQAPVASYATHMLSSVQNPKTKRFLETSERFKPSWRSELEAFVDQDGRKDAIDSIMANRHLIAHGSDSGITMARVRTYLDKALEVMEFIENQLSR
- a CDS encoding DUF262 domain-containing protein, giving the protein MSEPADAEYSEDDEKSLYVDEALTDDTVVPDDYQIASYGADYDVEGLVRRIQRGDIFVPSFQRQYMWNQQEASRFVESLLLGLPVPGIFLATEPSTGKMLVIDGQQRLKTLQFFYEGSFNPKPDAKTHRLFKLVKVQKPFDGLSYKELDQRDRMKLDNAIIHATVIKQEAPKDGDTSIYHIFERLNNGGRRLAGQEIRSALYHGALIELLDSLAELPSWRRLFGARSKREKDEELLLRFFALHFASSAYEKPMTEFLNQFAAKNRNPSPETLDAWRQLVVDTLDLIEKSLGLTAFRIGKPLNAALCDAIMVGVAARLQHSPAPREDALRKAYQELMASDAFMQAVTRATSDEQSVSTRLELARKAFAAT
- a CDS encoding IS481 family transposase, which encodes MNIHNNARLTAWGRAELVRRVVLDGEPVRAVAAALHISTSTAYKWLRRFAAGGWAALADRSSRPRRSPRATQPAQIERILRLRAKRLTGPEIAERLGLAVSTVGRILTRAGQGRLKGPGATGGPRYERETPGELLHVDTKALDRFVAAGHRAHGNRSKVGRRRGLGQDHLHVAVDDATRLAYAALLPTQDAAACARFLDAAHRWFAQLGIPVHGVMTDNAKAYTSHAVQAMLAAHGIRHLRTKPYRPQTNGKAERFIQTALRRWAYKKPYRSSRHRNAALPDFLDCYNVERPHRSLGRVPPLLHFLMQREQRP